In one Shinella zoogloeoides genomic region, the following are encoded:
- a CDS encoding OmpA family protein encodes MYKKVALVALAATYLSACTTTDPYTGEQKVSNTAGGAAIGAGMGAVAGLLIGNNPVQRRNAALIGAGVGALAGGAIGNYMDTQESELRAQLQGTGVSVTRMGDRIILNMPSNVTFATDQDQVIPPFYPTLDSVALVLRKFEKTLIDVDGHTDSVGNAGYNQDLSERRANSVANYLASRGVDPRRMSAMGYGLERPIASNASESGRAQNRRVEIAISPLRQ; translated from the coding sequence ATGTACAAGAAAGTTGCGCTCGTCGCGCTGGCCGCGACCTATCTCTCCGCCTGCACGACGACCGATCCCTATACGGGCGAGCAGAAGGTTTCCAACACGGCGGGCGGCGCGGCCATCGGCGCGGGCATGGGCGCCGTCGCGGGCCTGCTCATCGGCAACAATCCCGTCCAGCGTCGCAATGCGGCCCTGATCGGCGCGGGCGTCGGCGCGCTCGCCGGCGGCGCCATCGGCAACTACATGGACACGCAGGAATCCGAACTGCGCGCCCAGCTTCAGGGCACCGGCGTTTCCGTCACGCGCATGGGCGACCGCATCATCCTCAACATGCCGTCGAACGTCACCTTCGCGACGGACCAGGACCAAGTCATTCCGCCTTTCTATCCGACGCTCGATTCGGTCGCGCTGGTGCTGCGCAAGTTCGAAAAGACGCTGATCGACGTCGACGGCCATACCGATTCGGTCGGTAATGCCGGCTACAACCAGGATCTTTCCGAACGCCGCGCCAATTCGGTCGCCAACTATCTTGCCTCGCGCGGCGTCGATCCGCGCCGCATGTCCGCCATGGGATACGGACTGGAGCGCCCGATCGCCTCCAACGCATCGGAATCCGGCCGCGCGCAGAACCGCCGTGTCGAGATCGCCATCTCGCCGCTGCGCCAGTAA
- the mbfA gene encoding iron exporter MbfA has translation MFSRLLRPGKRSLESLSEQEILALAISSEEDDGRIYLAYADALRDAYPNSARVFEEMAQEESHHRQMLIDRHVARFGDRIPLVRREYVRDFPDRKPDWLIANMSIEKIREQAEAMEEAAHRFYLTAAARTQDAATRKLLGDLALAEKSHESLARRLGEEHTPVDVKAEEGQTARRQFVLTYVQPGLAGLMDGSVSTLAPIFAAAFATQDTWQTFLVGLSASVGAGISMGFTEAAHDDGKLSGRGSPVKRGLASGIMTALGGLGHALPYLIPNFMLATTIAVFIVFVELWAIAFIQNRYMETPFLRAAMQVVLGGSLVLAAGVLIGNA, from the coding sequence ATGTTCTCCCGCCTCCTTCGTCCCGGCAAACGCAGCCTCGAATCCCTCAGCGAGCAGGAAATCCTCGCCCTTGCCATATCGTCCGAGGAGGATGACGGGCGCATCTACCTCGCCTATGCCGATGCGCTGAGGGACGCCTATCCCAATTCCGCCCGCGTCTTCGAGGAGATGGCGCAGGAGGAGAGCCATCACCGCCAGATGCTGATCGACCGGCATGTCGCGCGCTTCGGCGACCGCATCCCGCTGGTCCGGCGCGAATATGTGCGCGACTTTCCGGACAGGAAGCCAGACTGGCTGATCGCGAACATGTCGATCGAGAAGATCCGCGAGCAGGCCGAGGCGATGGAGGAGGCGGCGCATCGCTTCTACCTGACGGCCGCCGCCCGCACGCAGGACGCGGCGACCCGCAAGCTGCTCGGCGATCTGGCGCTGGCGGAGAAGTCGCACGAATCGCTGGCAAGGAGGCTCGGCGAGGAGCACACGCCCGTCGACGTGAAGGCGGAGGAGGGCCAGACCGCCCGGCGGCAGTTCGTGCTGACCTATGTGCAGCCCGGCCTTGCCGGCCTGATGGATGGCTCGGTCTCGACGCTGGCGCCGATCTTCGCCGCCGCTTTCGCCACGCAGGATACCTGGCAGACCTTCCTCGTCGGCCTCTCGGCCTCCGTCGGCGCCGGCATCTCGATGGGCTTCACGGAAGCCGCCCATGACGACGGCAAGCTGTCCGGGCGCGGCTCGCCGGTCAAGCGCGGCCTCGCCTCGGGCATCATGACGGCGCTCGGCGGACTCGGCCACGCGCTGCCCTATCTCATCCCGAATTTCATGCTGGCGACGACCATCGCCGTCTTCATCGTGTTCGTGGAGCTCTGGGCGATTGCCTTCATCCAGAACCGCTACATGGAAACGCCGTTCCTGCGTGCCGCGATGCAGGTCGTGCTCGGTGGCAGCCTTGTGCTGGCGGCGGGGGTGCTGATCGGCAATGCTTGA
- the pheT gene encoding phenylalanine--tRNA ligase subunit beta, which translates to MKFTLSWLKDHLDTDASLKDICAKLTAIGLEVEEVDDKAAFKPFVIAKVVSAEQHPNADKLRVLMVDTGKGEPIQVVCGAPNARTGLVGAFAAPGTYVPGIDVTLAVGTIRGVESRGMMCSEKEMEISDNHDGIIDLPADAPVGTSYAAYAGLDDPVIEINLTPNRPDCTSIHGIARDLAAAGLGTLKPVKAPSFTVEGETPVKVKLDLGGDDHLCPGFALRLVRGVKNGPSPRWMQQRLLAIGLRPINALVDITNYMTFDQGRPLHVFDAAKVKGNLVVRRAAEGETVLALDTREYTLNPSNVVIADENGVESIGGIMGGEHSGCDENTVDVLIESALWDPMNVAKTGRSHGIITDARYRFERGVDPEYMVPGLERATELVLELCGGTPAKTDVVGYRGHTAKVVDFPFSEVKRLTGLDVSREESVDILTRLGFTVTGSGERVSVAVPSWRPDVDGKADLVEEVMRIHGVDNIRPAPLESHGAVNGRILTTLQIRSRLARRALAARGMMEAVTWSFIPKAHAELFGGGAASLALSNPIASDMSDMRPSLLPGLLAAAQRNADKGYSDVALFEVSGTYENDRPEGQRRVAGGVRRGTASLSGAGRLWSNAAKGGGKPVDVYDAKADALAVIEACGLPMGNVQIEPGAPGWYHPGRSGTIKMGPKITLGHFGEFHPKALGALDVSGALCGFEIFVDAMPEPKKKATRTKPALDLSPFQAVKRDFAFVVDKTVEAGAIVRAATGADRKLIAAVNVFDLFEGASIGEGKKSIAIEVVIQPTDKTLTDEDFEALTAKIVGNVVKTTGGTLRA; encoded by the coding sequence ATGAAATTCACGCTCTCCTGGCTGAAGGACCACCTCGACACCGACGCTTCGCTCAAAGACATCTGCGCGAAGCTGACGGCGATCGGGCTGGAAGTGGAAGAGGTCGATGACAAGGCGGCGTTCAAGCCCTTCGTCATCGCCAAGGTGGTTTCGGCCGAGCAGCATCCGAATGCCGACAAGCTGCGCGTCCTGATGGTCGATACCGGCAAGGGCGAGCCGATCCAGGTCGTCTGCGGCGCGCCGAACGCCCGCACCGGCCTCGTCGGCGCGTTTGCCGCGCCCGGCACCTATGTGCCCGGCATCGACGTGACGCTCGCCGTCGGCACCATCCGCGGCGTCGAGAGCCGCGGCATGATGTGCTCGGAGAAGGAGATGGAAATCTCCGACAACCATGACGGCATCATCGACCTTCCGGCCGATGCACCCGTCGGCACCAGCTATGCCGCCTATGCCGGCCTCGACGATCCGGTGATCGAGATCAACCTGACGCCGAACCGCCCGGACTGCACCAGCATCCACGGCATTGCCCGCGATCTCGCCGCCGCAGGCCTCGGCACGCTGAAGCCCGTGAAAGCCCCGTCCTTCACTGTTGAAGGCGAGACGCCGGTGAAGGTGAAGCTGGACCTCGGCGGCGACGATCACCTGTGCCCGGGCTTCGCGCTCCGCCTCGTGCGCGGCGTGAAGAACGGCCCGAGCCCGCGCTGGATGCAGCAGCGGCTGCTGGCCATCGGCCTGCGCCCGATCAACGCGCTGGTCGACATCACCAACTACATGACCTTCGACCAGGGCCGTCCGCTGCACGTCTTCGACGCGGCGAAGGTGAAGGGAAATCTCGTCGTGCGCCGCGCGGCGGAAGGCGAGACGGTTCTGGCTCTCGATACGCGCGAATATACGCTGAACCCGTCGAATGTGGTCATCGCCGACGAGAACGGCGTCGAATCCATCGGCGGTATCATGGGTGGCGAACATTCGGGCTGCGACGAGAACACCGTCGACGTGCTGATCGAATCGGCGCTCTGGGACCCGATGAACGTCGCCAAGACCGGCCGTTCGCACGGCATCATCACCGATGCGCGCTACCGCTTCGAGCGCGGCGTCGATCCGGAATACATGGTGCCGGGCCTCGAGCGCGCCACGGAACTGGTGCTGGAGCTTTGCGGCGGCACGCCGGCGAAGACCGATGTCGTCGGCTACAGGGGCCATACGGCCAAGGTCGTCGATTTTCCGTTCTCCGAGGTCAAGCGCCTGACGGGCCTCGACGTCTCCCGGGAGGAGAGCGTCGACATCCTGACCCGCCTCGGCTTCACCGTGACGGGTTCGGGCGAGCGCGTCTCGGTCGCGGTTCCCTCCTGGCGACCCGATGTCGACGGCAAGGCGGACCTCGTAGAAGAGGTCATGCGCATCCACGGCGTCGACAATATCCGCCCGGCGCCGCTCGAAAGCCATGGCGCCGTCAACGGCCGCATCCTGACCACGCTGCAGATCCGCTCGCGCCTCGCCAGACGCGCGCTTGCCGCGCGCGGCATGATGGAGGCCGTTACCTGGTCGTTCATCCCCAAAGCGCATGCCGAGCTCTTCGGCGGCGGCGCGGCTTCGCTCGCGCTGTCGAACCCGATCGCATCCGACATGTCCGACATGCGGCCCTCGCTGCTGCCGGGGCTCCTCGCAGCCGCCCAGCGCAATGCCGACAAGGGCTATAGTGACGTCGCGCTCTTCGAGGTCTCCGGCACCTACGAGAACGACCGGCCCGAGGGCCAGCGCCGGGTTGCCGGCGGCGTGCGCCGCGGCACCGCCTCGCTGTCCGGCGCCGGCCGTCTCTGGTCGAATGCCGCCAAGGGCGGCGGCAAGCCGGTCGACGTCTACGACGCCAAGGCGGACGCGCTCGCCGTCATCGAGGCCTGCGGCCTGCCGATGGGCAATGTGCAGATCGAGCCCGGCGCGCCCGGCTGGTACCATCCGGGCCGATCCGGCACGATCAAGATGGGGCCGAAGATCACCCTTGGCCATTTCGGCGAGTTCCATCCGAAGGCGCTCGGTGCGCTGGACGTGTCCGGCGCGCTCTGCGGCTTCGAGATCTTCGTCGACGCCATGCCGGAACCCAAGAAGAAGGCGACCCGCACCAAGCCGGCGCTGGACCTGTCGCCCTTCCAGGCGGTCAAGCGCGATTTCGCCTTCGTGGTCGACAAGACGGTGGAAGCCGGCGCCATCGTGCGCGCGGCGACCGGCGCCGACCGCAAGCTGATCGCGGCCGTCAACGTCTTCGACCTGTTCGAGGGCGCTTCGATCGGCGAGGGCAAGAAGTCCATCGCCATCGAGGTCGTCATCCAGCCGACCGACAAGACGCTGACCGACGAGGATTTCGAGGCGCTGACCGCCAAGATCGTCGGCAACGTGGTCAAGACCACTGGCGGCACGCTGCGGGCGTGA
- a CDS encoding lipo-like protein produces the protein MTAGLKPLSASRDTLLDRLGRRLADRLQNQTSGYEPYTPSDPDTLARTLRPGDVLLVEGNQKVSAAIKYLTQSTWSHAALFVGDEIPLTLDQAALPAVERPQLIEVNLGEGCVTVPLTKYRTYNTRICRPVGLTPEDRDALIAFMVSRLGLKYDMKNITDMLRYFLPAPPVPVRWRRRLIAFGSGDPTRAICSTLIAQAFETIRYPILPDVTRAPGHAAATSTYSRDEILHIRHHSLYTPRDFDLSPYFEIVKPTLKYGFDYKRLEWAPNREGP, from the coding sequence GTGACCGCTGGACTGAAGCCGCTTTCCGCCAGCCGCGACACGCTGCTCGACCGCCTCGGCCGCCGCCTTGCCGACCGGCTGCAGAACCAGACCTCCGGCTACGAGCCCTATACGCCTTCCGACCCCGACACGCTGGCGCGCACGCTGCGGCCCGGCGACGTGCTGCTCGTCGAAGGCAACCAGAAGGTTTCGGCGGCGATCAAGTACCTGACGCAATCGACCTGGTCGCATGCCGCGCTTTTCGTGGGCGACGAGATCCCGCTGACGCTCGACCAGGCGGCGCTTCCCGCGGTCGAGCGGCCGCAGCTTATCGAGGTCAATCTCGGCGAGGGCTGCGTCACCGTGCCGCTCACCAAGTACCGCACCTACAATACGCGCATCTGCCGCCCCGTCGGCCTCACGCCGGAGGACCGGGATGCGCTCATCGCCTTCATGGTCTCCCGCCTCGGGCTGAAATACGACATGAAGAACATCACGGACATGCTGCGCTATTTCCTGCCGGCGCCGCCCGTTCCGGTGCGCTGGCGCCGCCGCCTGATCGCCTTCGGCTCGGGCGATCCGACGCGGGCGATCTGCTCGACGCTGATCGCGCAAGCCTTCGAGACCATCCGCTACCCGATCCTGCCCGACGTGACGCGCGCGCCCGGCCATGCCGCTGCGACCTCGACCTATTCGCGCGACGAGATCCTGCACATCCGCCACCACTCGCTCTACACGCCGCGTGACTTCGACCTTTCGCCCTATTTCGAGATCGTCAAGCCGACGCTGAAATACGGGTTCGACTACAAGCGGCTGGAATGGGCCCCGAACAGAGAAGGGCCGTAA